Proteins from one Setaria italica strain Yugu1 chromosome V, Setaria_italica_v2.0, whole genome shotgun sequence genomic window:
- the LOC101784191 gene encoding probable 2-carboxy-D-arabinitol-1-phosphatase, with amino-acid sequence MLTFLANSILSGVEKETGVAARRNQQRLPFFLSAGRRGGEMVSGSLPTRPSPTAFSPPLPVPGRAPPPRLLRSRATGRLRAFSIKATHSGLSDVSVQSLAENELPAVTGAAYSFTGATTSLTSKTLTSSKKITLVRHGLSSWNAESRVQGSSNLSVLTETGAKQAEKCRDALSNMKFDVCFSSPISRAKSTAEIIWQGKEEPLVFLDSLKEAHLFFLEGMTNADAKKQYPELYTKWREDPANFHVNGIYPIRELWGTARQAWEQILLTPGENFLVVTHKSILRALVCTALGLPPERFRATDVNNGGMCVFTVNKHGEAMLQALNMTAHMEKKCTAAWRDAERTCLVGCII; translated from the exons ATGCTAACATTTCTAGCTAACTCCATATTATCTGGAGTTGAGAAAGAGACAGGCGTTGCTGCTAGAAGAAACCAACAGCGCCTACCGTTCTTTctgtccgccggccgccggggaggTGAAATGGTCTCCGGCTCGCTGCCCACGCGGCCTTCTCCGACGGCGTTCTCGCCGCCGTTGCccgtccccggccgcgcgccccctcctcgcctcctccgcagCCGCGCCACAG GCAGACTCAGGGCTTTTTCCATCAAAGCAACTCATAGTGGTCTGAGCGATGTATCTGTGCAGAGCCTTGCTGAAAATGAACTTCCAGCAGTCACCGGTGCTGCTTACAGCTTCACTGGAGCAACGACATCACTCACCAGCAAGACTCTAACCTCGTCCAAGAAGATTACtcttgttagacatggtttgagCTCATGGAACGCAGAAAGCCGTGTCCAG GGAAGCTCAAATCTGTCAGTGTTAACAGAGACCGGTGCCAAGCAGGCAGAGAAATGTCGTGATGCTCTTTCGAACATGAAATTTGACGTCTGCTTCTCTAGTCCTATCTCACGAGCAAAG TCAACTGCCGAAATTATTTGGCAAGGGAAGGAAGAACCCCTTGTTTTTCTGGATTCACTAAAAGAGGCACACCTCTTCTTCTTAGAGGGCATGACCAATG CGGATGCTAAGAAGCAATATCCAGAGCTGTACACCAAATGGAGGGAGGACCCTGCAAATTTTCATGTTAATGGCATATACCCAATTAGGGAGTTGTGGGGAACAGCAAGACAAGCCTGGGAGCAGATCTTGCTCACTCCG GGTGAAAACTTCTTGGTGGTTACGCACAAATCCATCTTGCGCGCGCTCGTCTGCACGGCACTGGGTCTCCCTCCTGAGAG GTTCCGTGCCACTGATGTAAACAATGGTGGCATGTGTGTCTTCACGGTTAACAAGCATGGAGAAGCTATGCTTCAAGCCCTCAATATGACAGCACACAT ggaaaaaaaatgcaCGGCTGCATGGAGGGATGCGGAGAGGACGTGTTTGGTTGggtgtatcatttga
- the LOC101785123 gene encoding beta-amylase 3, chloroplastic codes for MAAITAPPPPPPASTSCRLPRRGSLTRIAASSSSPSSRFRPSSSRRTSSSTSFSGAGSSGGGGEILHVPPPPPPAKPPGAPVYVTLPADAVGPGGRVARRRAMGASLAALAAAGVAGVAVELWWGVVERQGPGEYDWAGYLDLAAMARHHGLRVRAILAFHQCGAGPHDPLWIPLPQWVLEEMDKVPDLSYTNRYQQRNKEYISLGCDSLPVLKGRSPMQAYSDFMRSFRNTFEDYLGAIVTEVQVGMGPGGELRYPSCPTEKLNQPGSSSELGEFQCYDKFMQASLSAHAQILGIQEWGSGGSTGTDGSQQNLEETSFFHADGGYWDTPYGRFFLEWYSGMLVLHGERLCMIADAIFSGTGVTISGKVAGIHWHYYTCAHPSELTAGYYNTLLRDGYLPIARMFAKYKAALCCGCFDLRDTERTNPESSPEGTLRQLVGAAKMCNLPLNGENSVTRLDDASLNQVIRSSRLYSGRSSGTSFSFNYVRMNKSLFEFHNWSRFTKFVRQMSDARTFLARLDVRRGQQYLSSMSVVWVVSRACAYT; via the exons atggcggcgatcaccgcgccgccgccccctcctcccgcctccacctcctgccgcctcccccgccgcgggTCCCTCACCCgcatcgccgcctcctcctcttccccatcCTCCCGCTTCCGCCCCTCTTCCTCCCGCCGCACATCCTCTTCCACCTCCTTCTCCGgggccggcagcagcggcggcgggggtgagaTCCTCCACGTCCCGCCACCTCCCCCACCCGCCAAGCCCCCCGGGGCGCCCGTCTATGTCACTCtccccgccgacgccgtcggCCCGGGGGGCCgcgtggcgcgccgccgcgccatgGGGGCCTCGCTTGCAGCGCTGGCGGCCGCCGGGGTTGCgggcgtcgccgtcgagctctGGTGGGGCGTCGTCGAGCGCCAGGGCCCCGGGGAGTACGACTGGGCCGGCTACCTCGACCTCGCCGCCATGGCCCGACACCACGGCCTCCGCGTGCGCGCCATCCTCGCCTTCCACCAGTGCGGCGCTGGCCCGCACGACCCGCTCTG GATTCCTTTACCACAATGGGTGCTTGAGGAGATGGATAAGGTTCCAGACTTGTCATATACCAATAGATACCAGCAGAGAAACAAAGAATACATCTCATTGGGGTGTGATAGTCTTCCTGTTCTGAAAGGAAGATCACCTATGCAGGCTTACTCAGACTTCATGAGAAGCTTCCGCAATACTTTCGAAGATTACCTTGGGGCCATAGTAACA GAAGTTCAAGTTGGAATGGGCCCAGGAGGTGAGCTTAGGTATCCGTCATGCCCAACTGAGAAGCTAAATCAGCCAGGCAGTTCATCTGAACTTGGGGAATTTCAATGTTATGACAAG TTTATGCAAGCATCATTGAGTGCTCATGCACAGATTCTTGGGATCCAAGAGTGGGGGAGTGGTGGTTCAACTGGCACAGATGGCTCACAGCAGAACCTTGAAGAAACAAGTTTTTTTCACGCTGATGGAGGATATTGGGATACACCTTATGGTCGCTTTTTCCTCGAGTGGTATTCAGGAATGCTTGTCCTCCATGGAGAAAGGTTATGCATGATAGCTGATGCTATCTTCTCTGGTACTGGCGTGACCATCTCAGGAAAGGTTGCTGGCATACATTGGCACTATTATACTTGTGCGCACCCATCTGAACTGACAGCTGGCTACTATAATACCCTACTAAGAGATGGTTACCTTCCTATTGCTCGAATGTTTGCCAAGTACAAAGCTGCATTGTGTTGCGGTTGTTTTGACCTGAGGGACACGGAAAGAACAAATCCTGAGAGCAGTCCAGAAGGGACTCTTCGGCAGCTTGTAGGTGCTGCTAAAATGTGCAATCTTCCCCTTAATGGTGAAAATTCTGTGACAAGGCTGGATGATGCATCACTGAACCAAGTGATAAGAAGCTCACGGCTCTATTCAGGTCGGAGTTCAGGAACATCCTTTTCCTTCAACTATGTTAGGATGAACAAAAGCTTATTTGAGTTCCACAATTGGAGTCGGTTTACGAAGTTTGTTAGGCAGATGTCAGATGCCAGAACCTTTCTAGCAAGACTAGATGTCAGGAGAGGGCAGCAATACCTGTCTTCAATGTCAGTTGTTTGGGTAGTTAGTAGGGCATGTGCATATACATGA
- the LOC101785521 gene encoding protein NLP3, whose translation MDLDPPTSGPGDACSVPADAWPFDSLTTSLLFSSVSASPPLPPLPANSSSWLTPPSPLWLFEDRHLLPLEAPQAPEAAVAAAVVEEVQRARSGNSDTTSKRVEQINPKWQFHLSLDGDGTDNSSLFKERLTQALRYFKESTDQHLLVQVWAPVKNGDRYVLTTSGQPFVLDHQSIGLIQYRAVSMMYMFSVDGGNVGELGLPGRVYKLKVPEWTPNVQYYSSTEYPRLNHAISYNVHGTVALPVFDPSAQSCIAVVELIMTSKKINYACEVDKVCKALEAVNLKSTEILDHPNVQICNEGRQTALVEILEILTVVCEEHKLPLAQTWVPCKYRSVLAHGGGLKKSCLSFDGSCMGEVCMSTSDVAFHVIDAHMWGFRDACVEHHLQRGQGVSGNAFITRKPCFSKDIRKFCKIKYPLVHYARMFGLAGCLAICLQSSYTGHDDYILEFFLPPDCIDEDEQNALLESIFTLMKQCLRSLKVVGDADSSWVSLQLSNVLKIENEELKTDAQFDNSDGSLNGSPEGDTHGGDHKFDNGNKKVSDMPEGHLLADDYSQDNGTSASRPNGSGASDSSVLHKTNKPTERRRGKAEKTISLEVLQQYFSGSLKNAAKSLGVCPTTMKRICRQHGISRWPSRKINKVNRSLSKLKQVIESVQGSDAAFNLTSITGPLPIPVGPSSDSHNVEKVTQSKVAEPSNLAVDGDRDSSLQRSLENDGHFGIHMAQQGFIDNNNDAQLEADKASHSRSSSGEGSINSRTSEGSCQGSPANRTFVCKPIASTFAEPQLNPEEFHKEPFQEPQLPLSRMLIEDSGSSKDLKNLFTPAADQPFLAPPSNLVSMKHSGTVTIKASFKEDIVRFRFPCSGSVTVLKDEVAKRLRMDVGTFDIKYLDDDHEWVKLACNADLEECMEISRNSGSHVIRLLVSDITGHFGSSCGSSG comes from the exons ATGGACCTCGACCCCCCCACCTCCGGCCCCGGGGACGCCTGCTCCGTCCCCGCCGACGCCTGGCCCTTCGACTCCCTCACcacctccctcctcttctcctccgtctccgcctccccgccgctgcctcccctgCCGGCCAACTCCTCCTCCTGGCTCACACCGCCCTCCCCGCTCTGGCTCTTCGAGGACCGACACCTGCTCCCGCTCGAAGCCCCACAAGCGCCCGAGGCCGCCGTCGCAGCAGCCGTCGTCGAGGAGGTCCAAAGGGCCCGCTCCG GGAATTCTGACACTACAAGTAAGAGGGTCGAACAAATCAATCCCAAATGGCAGTTTCACCTATCTCTGGACGGAGATGGCACAGATAACTCTAGCTTGTTCAAGGAGAGGCTTACGCAAGCTCTCAGGTACTTCAAGGAATCCACTGATCAACATCTGTTGGTTCAAGTCTGGGCACCAGTTAAGAACGGAGACCGCTATGTTCTTACTACTTCAGGACAGCCTTTCGTGCTTGACCACCAGAGCATCGGGCTAATTCAGTACAGGGCTGTATCCATGATGTACATGTTTTCAGTAGATGGTGGAAACGTCGGAGAGCTGGGGCTACCTGGTCGTGTCTACAAGCTAAAGGTGCCCGAGTGGACACCAAACGTGCAGTATTACAGCAGTACCGAGTATCCACGGCTAAACCACGCGATCAGTTACAATGTTCATGGTACAGTTGCCCTGCCTGTTTTCGATCCTTCTGCTCAGTCATGTATTGCTGTTGTTGAACTTATAATGACATCAAAGAAGATAAACTATGCCTGTGAGGTTGATAAAGTCTGCAAAGCACTTGAG GCAGTAAATCTTAAAAGCACGGAAATATTGGACCATCCAAATGTCCAG ATATGCAATGAAGGCCGTCAGACTGCTCTGGTGGAAATACTCGAGATCTTGACTGTAGTATGTGAAGAGCACAAGCTTCCTTTAGCACAAACATGGGTTCCTTGCAAGTATCGAAGTGTATTGGCTCATGGTGGTGGTTTGAAAAAGAGTTGCTTAAGTTTTGACGGAAGTTGCATGGGGGAGGTCTGCATGTCAACTAGTGATGTGGCATTTCATGTTATTGATGCTCATATGTGGGGATTTAGAGATGCCTGTGTAGAGCATCACCTACAGAGGGGGCAAGGGGTTTCTGGAAATGCGTTTATCACACGGAAACCTTGCTTTTCAAAAGATATCAGGAAGTTCTGCAAGATAAAGTATCCCCTTGTACACTATGCTCGGATGTTTGGATTAGCTGGCTGCCTTGCAATATGCTTGCAAAGTTCCTATACTGGACATGATGACTACATATTAGAGTTCTTCCTGCCACCCGATTGTATCGACGAAGATGAGCAAAATGCCTTGTTGGAGTCTATATTTACTCTGATGAAGCAGTGTCTTCGTAGTCTAAAGGTAGTTGGTGACGCAGACTCGAGTTGGGTTTCCCTTCAACTTAGCAATGTGCTAAAAATCGAGAATGAAGAACTCAAGACAGATGCGCAATTTGATAACTCTGATGGTTCCCTTAATGGATCGCCTGAAGGTGATACACATGGAGGAGACCACAAGTTTGATAATGGGAACAAGAAAGTTTCAGATATGCCAGAGGGACATTTGTTGGCTGATGACTACTCTCAAGACAATGGCACTTCTGCTAGCAGACCAAATGGCAGCGGTGCTTCTGATTCTTCGGTGCTTCATAAAACCAACAAACCCACTGAAAGGAGACGTGGGAAAGCTGAAAAAACTATCAGTTTAGAGGTCCTTCAGCAATATTTTTCTGGAAGCTTGAAAAATGCAGCCAAAAGCCTTGGCG TTTGTCCTACaaccatgaagcgcatctgccggCAGCATGGGATTTCTCGTTGGCCATCTAGAAAAATCAATAAGGTCAACCGGTCTCTCTCGAAATTAAAGCAGGTAATCGAGTCTGTTCAAGGCTCAGATGCTGCATTTAATCTCACATCTATCACAGGTCCTCTTCCTATTCCGGTTGGTCCTTCATCGGATTCTCACAATGTAGAGAAAGTAACTCAGAGTAAAGTTGCAGAACCTTCAAATCTCGCTGTTGATGGTGACAGAGATTCTTCATTGCAAAGATCACTTGAAAATGATGGCCATTTTGGTATACACATGGCCCAACAAGGATTTATAGACAATAACAACGATGCTCAGCTTGAGGCGGACAAAGCTTCTCACTCGAGAAGTTCATCTGGAGAAGGCAGCATAAATTCACGTACATCAGAGGGGTCATGCCAGGGTAGTCCAGCAAACCGGACATTTGTTTGTAAGCCAATTGCTTCTACATTCGCAGAACCTCAACTTAATCCTGAAGAGTTTCACAAAGAGCCTTTTCAAGAACCACAGTTACCACTTTCCAGGATGCTGATTGAGGATTCTGGTAGCTCCAAAGACTTGAAGAATCTCTTCACTCCAGCAGCAGACCAACCATTTTTGGCCCCTCCCAGTAATTTGGTGTCAATGAAGCATTCAGGGACTGTAACAATAAAGGCAAGTTTTAAGGAAGACATTGTAAGATTCCGGTTCCCATGCTCAGGCAGTGTAACTGTATTGAAAGATGAAGTAGCAAAGAGGCTAAGGATGGATGTTGGCACGTTTGATATCAAGTATCTCGACGATGACCATGAATGGGTGAAGCTGGCATGCAATGCAGACTTGGAAGAGTGCATGGAGATCTCACGAAATTCGGGCAGCCATGTCATCAGGCTGTTAGTTAGCGATATTACAGGACACTTTGGTAGTTCTTGTGGAAGCTCTGGTTGA
- the LOC101785932 gene encoding probable protein ABIL3 produces MEAVAMSPSSVSSHIYDAASITDDMSLQEGLLFSDTLKDLRNLRSQLYSAAEYFEVFYRNNSHKSTVMTSLKDYTVEALVSTVDHLGFVSYKVDNLVSEKADEVNETEFLVSSVEQRVRICQQTIDQEGRSQQALLIKAPKYHRRYILPGVDLLESSIHPVSEPPRYNRQYTSRKMHKSQSSISTPGCRQTTMRRARSPSPTPNDAYHRSRSLSPSRKARAKSPSPRIMNSNTKDTRAGSPIPNSNPLARSSTVARRPPANSKHLRQTSMQLHTDWDHHKEQEKSSSKGRGFLKSLLTRRRWRNDESLYSYLDEY; encoded by the exons ATGGAGGCGGTCGCAATGTCGCCGTCATCGGTCTCCTCCCACATCTATGACGCCGCCTCCATCACCGACGACATGTCCTTGCAGGAAGGCCTCCTCTTCTCAGACACCCTCAAG GACCTGAGGAATCTGCGGTCACAGCTATACTCAGCGGCAGAATATTTTGAAGTATTTTACCGAAACAACTCGCACAAATCTAC GGTGATGACGAGTTTGAAAGATTACACAGTTGAGGCCCTTGTTAGCACAGTGGACCATCTGGGTTTTGTCTCATACAAGGTGGATAATCTTGTCAGCGAAAAGGCTGATGAGGTTAACGAAACAGAATTTCTAGTATCTTCAGTTGAACAG AGGGTACGAATTTGCCAACAGACAATTGACCAGGAAGGAAGATCTCAACAAGCTCTTCTCATCAAGGCGCCAAAGTACCACAGGCGTTACATATTACCAG GCGTGGATCTACTGGAATCTTCCATTCATCCAGTTTCGGAACCTCCACGATATAACAGACAATATACAAGTCGCAAAATGCACAAGTCTCAATCTT CTATTTCTACTCCCGGTTGTCGGCAGACTACAATGAG GCGTGCTCGTTCACCATCTCCTACACCTAACGACGCATATCACCGATCCCGGTCCTTGTCACCTTCTCGAAAAGCACGGGCTAAATCTCCATCTCCTCGAATCATGAACTCAAATACAAAAG ATACAAGAGCAGGCTCGCCAATACCAAATTCTAATCCTCTGGCACGGTCCTCTACGGTCGCAAGAAGACCACCTGCGAACTCAAAGCATTTG AGACAAACTTCAATGCAGTTACATACCGACTGGGACCACCACAAGGAGCAGGAGAAAAGCTCAAGCAAAGGCAGGGGTTTCCTCAAATCGTTGCTCACAAGGCGCCGGTGGAGGAACGACGAGTCATTGTACAGTTACTTGGATGAGTATTGA
- the LOC101786343 gene encoding auxin response factor 1 translates to MAQGREPELFAELWRACAGPLVELPQTDERVFYFLQGHLEQLQEPTDPALLAEQIKMFQVPNKILCKVVNVELKAETETDEMFAQITLQPDPDQVNLPTLPDPPLPETPRPVVHSFCKILTPSDTSTHGGFSVLRRHANECLPPLDMSMPTPTQELITKDLHGSEWRFKHIYRGQPRRHLLTTGWSTFVTSKKLIAGDAFVYLRSETGQQRVGVRRLVQKQSAMPASVISSQSMHLGVLASASHAIKTNSIFLVYYRPRLSQSQYIVSLNKYLEASKIGFNVGMRFKMSFEGEDVPVKKFSGTVVDKGDLSPQWQGSEWKTLKVQWDEATNLNGPERVSSWEIEPFDASTPTINIPVQQSTKNKRPRETAESLDIQAMEPTQEFWLSGMPEQHEKAGIGSSEPNCISGHQVVWTSERAGYSAMSSSVCQNSVVLGNWFKDFNSSSKGASPSLSEISQKLFQVTSNDARVPPWPGLSAYQAEEPSSKLSSNTALCSYQTEEVAPNFSNAVEEKKEPGMFRLFGVNLINHTRNAAASEKMTVGVREISTRTAGSLEDSGQLSALSKVTKDHTQNVNESPREIQSHQNCTGRTRIKVQMQGNAVGRAIDLVNLHGYPQLISELDEMFEIKDLSSKEKWKVAFTNDEGDTMEVGDVPWLKFCQTVRKIVIHPIEDESDMDPFLEQDVKTDF, encoded by the exons ATGGCGCAAGGGCGGGAGCCGGAGCTGTTCGCGGAGCTGTGGCGCGCCTGCGCGGGGCCGCTGGTGGAGCTGCCCCAGACAGACGAGAGGGTCTTCTACTTCCTGCAGGGCCACCTGGAGCAGCTGCAGGAGCCCACCGACCCGGCGCTGCTGGCCGAGCAGATCAAGATGTTCCAGGTGCCCAACAAGATCCTCTGCAAGGTCGTCAACGTCGAGCTCAAG GCCGAGACGGAAACGGACGAGATGTTCGCCCAGATCACTCTGCAGCCCGACCCGGAT CAGGTGAATCTGCCCACATTACCTGACCCTCCCCTGCCGGAGACGCCGAGGCCAGTGGTGCACTCCTTCTGCAAGATTCTCACACCATCCGACACCAGCACCCATGGCGGTTTCTCTGTTCTCCGACGCCACGCAAACGAATGCCTCCCGCCACTG GATATGTCGATGCCGACCCCGACCCAAGAACTCATCACGAAGGACCTACATGGATCTGAATGGAGGTTCAAGCACATCTACAGGG GCCAACCCCGTCGGCACCTTCTGACTACTGGATGGAGTACTTTTGTCACATCAAAGAAGCTGATTGCGGGTGATGCGTTCGTCTACCTGAG GAGTGAGACAGGACAGCAGCGCGTCGGAGTGAGACGCCTTGTGCAGAAGCAGAGCGCAATGCCAGCATCTGTTATATCGAGCCAAAGCATGCATCTTGGGGTGCTTGCAAGCGCATCACATGCTATTAAGACTAATTCCATTTTCCTAGTGTATTATAGGCCAAG gTTAAGCCAAAGCCAATACATCGTCAGTCTGAACAAGTACCTTGAAGCTAGTAAAATCGGGTTTAATGTGGGCATGAGGTTTAAGATGAGTTTTGAAGGGGAAGACGTCCCTGTGAAGAA GTTTTCTGGAACTGTAGTTGATAAAGGAGATCTTTCTCCACAATGGCAAGGTTCTGAATGGAAAACATTGAAG GTCCAATGGGATGAAGCCACAAATTTGAATGGCCCTGAGAGGGTTTCCTCATGGGAAATCGAGCCATTCGATGCCTCTACACCTACCATAAACATACCTGTGCAACAATCAACAAAAAACAAAAGGCCCAGGGAGACAGCTGAAAGCCTGGATATTCAGGCAATGG AACCTACTCAAGAATTTTGGCTCTCTGGAATGCCTGAACAGCATGAGAAGGCAGGTATTGGCTCCAGTGAACCCAATTGTATCTCTGGACATCAAGTTGTTTGGACAAGTGAACGTGCAGGATACAGTGCCATGAGTAGTTCAGTTTGTCAGAATTCTGTAGTACTAGGGAATTGGTTCAAGGACTTCAACTCCTCAAGCAAGGGGGCCTCCCCTTCCTTGTCAGAGATTTCTCAGAAGCTGTTTCAGGTTACCAGTAATGACGCGAGGGTTCCTCCTTGGCCTGGGCTTTCTGCTTATCAAGCTGAGGAACCCTCTTCCAAGTTGTCTTCCAACACTGCTCTGTGCAGCTACCAGACCGAGGAGGTTGCTCCAAATTTTTCCAATGCTGTTGAAGAAAAGAAGGAACCCGGCATGTTTCGTCTGTTTGGTGTCAATTTGATTAACCATACAAGGAACGCTGCTGCTAGTGAAAAGATGACTGTAGGAGTTAGGGAGATATCGACCCGAACTGCTGGTTCTTTGGAAGACTCTGGTCAATTATCAGCACTCTCTAAAGTCACTAAAGATCATACACAGAATGTGAACGAAAGCCCCCGAGAAATCCAAAGCCATCAGAATTGCACTGGAAGAACTCGAATTAAG GTTCAAATGCAAGGAAATGCTGTGGGAAGAGCTATAGATTTAGTGAACCTGCATGGGTATCCGCAGTTGATCAGCGAGCTTGATGAGATGTTCGAGATAAAAGATCTGAGCTCCAAAGAGAAATGGAAGGTGGCTTTCACGAATGATGAGGGTGACACGATGGAAGTCGGCGATGTTCCTTGGCT TAAGTTTTGCCAGACGGTGAGGAAGATTGTGATCCATCCCATTGAAGATGAGAGCGACATGGATCCTTTCTTGGAGCAGGATGTGAAGACCGATTTTTAG